The sequence below is a genomic window from Brooklawnia cerclae.
AACACCTGCGTGATCAAGCCCGCGTCCGTCACACCGATCAACGCGATGGAGTTCGCCCGCATCGCGTCCGGCGTCGGGCTGCCCAAGGGTGTGTTCAGCATGGTCGCGGGCTCCGGCGCCATCGGCGAGAAGATGGCGGGCGATCCCCGCGTCGACATCGTCAGCTTCACCGGATCAGTGCCTGTCGGGTCGGCGATCATGGCCGCGGCGAGCAAGAACGTCACGAAGGTGAGCCTTGAGCTGGGTGGCAAGGCACCGGCCATCGTCCTCGACGACGCCGATCTCGACCTCGCGGTGCGCTCCATCAAGGCGTCCCGGGTCATCAACACGGGGCAGGTGTGCAACTGTGCCGAACGCGTCTACGTCACGCGCGGAGTCGCCGACGAGTTCATCAGCCGGATGACGGACGCCATCGCCGCGACGAAGTACGGCGACCCGAGCTCGGAGCCCGGTCTCGACATGGGTGCGCTCATCAACGCGGACGCCGTCACGCGTATCGGCGGCATGGTGGACGCGTCGGTCTCCCAGGGCGCCACGGTACTCACCGGCGGGCACGCCGCCGACCGCGGCAAGGGGTACTTCTTCCAGCCGACGGTGCTCACCGACGTGACGCAGAGCATGCCGGTGATCCAGGAAGAGGTCTTCGGCCCGGTGCTGCCCATCGTGGTGGTGGACGATTTCGACGAGGCCATCGAGAAGGCCAACGACTCCGAGTACGGCCTCACCAGTTCGCTGTACACGACCAGCCTCGCCAACGCGACCAAGGGCATGCGCGAGATCGACTTCGGCGAGACCTACATCAACCGCGAGAACTTCGAGGCCATGCAGGGCTTCCACGCGGGGACGCGCAAGTCGGGCGTCGGTGGTGCGGACGGGCCGCTCGGGGTGGAGGAGTACACGCGCACCCAGATGATCTACCTGGAGTCGTAGTCACACCGGTTCACGGGACGAGGCAGTGTGGCCCCGGCATCGGCGCCGGGGCCACACTGTCCCGGGGGGGAACCGCCGTTAAGGTTCGTCCAAGGTTCCGGCTCATAACGTGGGTGGCATGCTACCGGTTCCCCTGACTGACCCAGCGGCTCTGCTCGCAGCACTCGGCCCCTACGTGCTGATCGGTGTCTTCGTGATGGTGTTCATCGAATCAGGCTGCCTGTTCCCGTTCCTTCCCGGCGATTCGCTGCTGTTCACGGCGGCGCTGATGCACGGGCAACTCGGCATTCCGCTGTGGGCCTTGCTGGCGGTTGCGATCGGTGCCGCGTTCCTGGGCGATCAGGTCGGGTATCTGCTCGGCGCGAGACTCGGCCGGCGTCTGTTCAAACCCGAGGCTCGGATACTCAAGACCGAATACCTGGAGCGCTCCGAGCGGTTCTTCCGCAGGCACGGCGTCGCGGCGATCGTGCTGGCGCGATTCGTGCCCATCGTCCGCACGTTCACCCCTGTGTCTGCGGGAGGAGCGGGCATGGACCACCGCCGTTTCTCCATCTGGAACCTGCTGGGGGGAGTGGGCTGGGTCGTGATCATGAGCCTCGCGGGCCTGACCCTGGGATCGATCCCGTTCGTGGCCAGGCATCTCGATGTGATGGCGACCCTCATCGTCGTCGTGTCCGTACTGCCGATGGCGATCGGCGCGCTGTCCAAGTCGAGGAAGGCCACGGTGGTGGACGCGGACGATCGGGCGGCCGATGAGACTGTTGGTCGTTGAGGACAACCCCCACCTCGCCGCGTCCCTGAAGAAGGGGCTGCAGGCCAGTGGTTTCGCCGTGGACGTGGCGCTGAACGGTGTGGACGGCGCCCACCTGGCAACGAACGAGGCCTACGACTGCATCGTCCTGGACATCATGTTGCCGAGCATGAACGGCTACGACGTGCTGAAACGAGTACGGGCGTCGGGCTGCGACGCACCGGTGCTCATGCTCACGGCCAAGGACGGCGACCTCGACCAGATCGATGCCTTCGACCTGGGAGCCGACGACTACGTGACCAAGCCGTTCGGCTTCGTCGTGCTCGTCGCCAGGATCAACGCTCTCCTGAGACGTGGTCGGACGCACCGTGCCCCCGTGCTCCAGGTCGGCGATCTGCTCCTCGACACGAGCACGAACACCGCGCGGCGGGGTGACGTCTCGATCGAACTCACCGCGAAGGAGACCTCGCTGCTGGAATACCTGATGCTGCACGAGGGCCGGATCGTCTCCAAGACCGAGTTGCTCGACCACTGCTGGGACTCCAACTACGAGGGCAGCGACAACGTCGTCGAGGTCTACGTCCACTATCTGCGTCGCAAGCTCGACGAGCCGTTCGGCGTCCACACCTTGTTCACGCGCCGCGGCGCGGGCTATCAGCTGACGGCGGGCACCGAGCCGGAAGGCGAACGATGAGACCCGGCACGATCCGGCCCAGCGCCTCGGGGCGCATCGTGCTGGCGGGGGCCGGCGTCCAGGCCGCGATCATTCTGCTGGCAGGCATCGCTCTGGTCCTCGGCCTGCGCGTCGGGTTGGCGTCGGCCACCGAGACACTCGTGGACGACGTGACCACCAACATCATCTCGACGGCAGGCGGCTCCGGGATGGCCGCCGCGGTCGACGGGGCGGCGCGGGCGTCGACCACATCCATCGAGGTGTGCGCCCGCGACACGACCGGTCGGACGGTGAGCTCGGCCTCCGACGGGCAATGCGCCTGGCCTCCGGGTGTGCCGCAGTCCCTTCCCCCGGACGAGCAGCGTGTCTCTCCCGGCGGCACCGGGATGCTCGACTGGAATCTCACCGAGACGATCTGGCAGGTGCGGGGGACCGAACTCGACGGGAACCAGTGGACGATCGCGGTGCGGGCGGACATGGGTGAGGACA
It includes:
- the aldA gene encoding aldehyde dehydrogenase is translated as MPELTTYQNYIAGEFRATAETIPVENPATGEVLAYAPRATQTDVDDALQAALEAKKSWALTPAPERASYLTKIAEGIRANEAMLTDVLVKEQSKTPELANVEVLFTADYLDYMAGFALRVEGKVLNSARPKETIFMLRKPLGVAVGILPWNFPFFLIARKLAPALVTGNTCVIKPASVTPINAMEFARIASGVGLPKGVFSMVAGSGAIGEKMAGDPRVDIVSFTGSVPVGSAIMAAASKNVTKVSLELGGKAPAIVLDDADLDLAVRSIKASRVINTGQVCNCAERVYVTRGVADEFISRMTDAIAATKYGDPSSEPGLDMGALINADAVTRIGGMVDASVSQGATVLTGGHAADRGKGYFFQPTVLTDVTQSMPVIQEEVFGPVLPIVVVDDFDEAIEKANDSEYGLTSSLYTTSLANATKGMREIDFGETYINRENFEAMQGFHAGTRKSGVGGADGPLGVEEYTRTQMIYLES
- a CDS encoding DedA family protein; the encoded protein is MLPVPLTDPAALLAALGPYVLIGVFVMVFIESGCLFPFLPGDSLLFTAALMHGQLGIPLWALLAVAIGAAFLGDQVGYLLGARLGRRLFKPEARILKTEYLERSERFFRRHGVAAIVLARFVPIVRTFTPVSAGGAGMDHRRFSIWNLLGGVGWVVIMSLAGLTLGSIPFVARHLDVMATLIVVVSVLPMAIGALSKSRKATVVDADDRAADETVGR
- a CDS encoding response regulator transcription factor — translated: MRLLVVEDNPHLAASLKKGLQASGFAVDVALNGVDGAHLATNEAYDCIVLDIMLPSMNGYDVLKRVRASGCDAPVLMLTAKDGDLDQIDAFDLGADDYVTKPFGFVVLVARINALLRRGRTHRAPVLQVGDLLLDTSTNTARRGDVSIELTAKETSLLEYLMLHEGRIVSKTELLDHCWDSNYEGSDNVVEVYVHYLRRKLDEPFGVHTLFTRRGAGYQLTAGTEPEGER